One region of Helicoverpa zea isolate HzStark_Cry1AcR chromosome 24, ilHelZeax1.1, whole genome shotgun sequence genomic DNA includes:
- the LOC124642364 gene encoding NADPH oxidase 5, giving the protein MASNGQPPEIITDFETIDLDRKSEDNGKNGQLMVNNGQYEDNGKNGQLMVKNGQYEGNCLGVPRTGHRPSIMEVECAKERMRLALLKQCSAILKQGDQKYTKESLHRTFQDEDLLERIFRLFDADATNHLVQDDWLEYLKERLTDDKQIDFVEQVESVAYVLCGNGVITLDTFQIILKNKVVTNKLFKVVDTDGDGYATADEIMEFLSTVTSSRPRVGFDKHSVDRLEELFRQTVGNEKEITREQFQKIVVSKNPFFTERVFQIFDEDDSGAISLHEFIAAVHRFAGQTPEDKIRFLFKVYDLDGDGLIQHRELQHVMRACMEENGMQFSDSQLLDLTTAMFEDADTEKRGAITYEALKKQLENHEGLLENLSISIDRWLVPPKQDPRPLSFHQRLRKLKPYQLSLPYLRNNYVFLTYLALFTLVNVGLFLARCVEYRNANGFVIFARACGQCLNFTCAWVLVLMLRQCITELRVRGCSSVLPLDQHIYLHKLTGVLIVLYSVVHTLMHLCNFSLIVMHDPVLNKNNYTLSDWLLTQKPGLFGLVPGCANPTGVALAVILLVMFVCSQPFIRRGGSFEIFYWTHLLYVPFWILLLLHAPNFWKWFVLPGTVYLSERIMRLAWMRTERGKTYISSGILLPSRVTHLVVKRPPLFHFHAGDYVFVNIPNIATYEWHPFTISSAPEQEDYLWLHIRGVGQWTNRLYSYFEREQARLHAGEVPAIENGHEKLARSISSQSKKSRKGSIASTNKRSVDFSPKCFTNDAFVGDENGDVKLNEAPSPTKIRYAPSLLAPPRTLEKSRSMPDVQKNVKKRQRLMALRDFMRSESESKLNEEALVSARKSFGLASKIPQNKSLVHSFRYMRTKPTIIAFKTPSFEERRRSNDSILTIARRRLSKSLSPDRDVECQPTSVDDNDGSEATDDFELNYPIGKPLEIYLDGPYGAASSHIFLAQHAALVAAGIGVTPFASILQALARRHSAARHTCPKCGHDWPADMPRHGMNLKKVDFFWINREQRSFEWFVSLLSQLEMEQAERGDSERFLTMHMYITSALQKCDMKAVGLQLALDLLHEKEKRDLITGLKTRTNAGRPNWDKVFKQLQEQNKGKVTVFYCGPPQLARVLRLKCDQFGFGFRKEVF; this is encoded by the exons GATCTGTTGGAGCGAATATTTCGACTGTTCGACGCGGATGCTACGAATCACTTAGTACAAGATGACTGGCTCGAATACTTGAAGGAAAGACTCAC AGATGACAAACAGATAGACTTCGTGGAACAAGTGGAAAGTGTGGCTTATGTTTTATGCGGCAATGGAGTAATAACATTAGACACATTTCAGATTATcttgaaaaataaagtt gtgaCGAACAAGTTATTCAAAGTAGTGGACACGGATGGTGATGGGTACGCGACTGCTGACGAAATCATGGAGTTCTTGTCTACAGTTACCAGTAGCAG ACCACGAGTGGGCTTCGACAAACACAGCGTGGACCGGCTAGAGGAGTTGTTCCGTCAGACAGTCGGCAATGAGAAGGAGATCACCAGGGAACAGTTCCAGAAGATTGTTGTCTCTAAGAAC CCATTCTTCACAGAGCGGGTATTCCAAATCTTTGACGAGGATGACTCGGGCGCCATCTCGCTGCACGAGTTCATCGCCGCCGTGCATCGCTTCGCAGGGCAGACGCCGGAGGACAAGATACGATTCTTGTTCAAGGTGTACGATTTGGATG GTGACGGCCTCATCCAGCACCGTGAACTCCAGCACGTGATGCGCGCCTGCATGGAGGAGAACGGCATGCAGTTCAGCGACTCCCAACTCCTCGACCTCACCACTGCCATGTTCGAGGACGCTGACACGGAGAAACGAGGAGCCATCACTTATGAGGCGCTGAAGAAGCAGCTGGAGAATCATGAGGGGTTACTTGAGAATTTGTCGATAAG TATAGACCGCTGGCTGGTCCCTCCGAAGCAAGACCCTCGTCCCCTCTCCTTCCACCAGCGTCTCCGCAAGCTGAAGCCCTACCAGCTCTCTCTCCCGTACCTGCGGAATAACTATGTCTTCCTCACATACCTGGCACTCTTCACTCTTGTCAATGTGGGGCTGTTCCTCGCGAGATGTGTGGAGTATAGAAACGCTAATGGGTTCGTGATCTTCGCTAGGGCTTGTG GTCAATGCCTAAACTTCACGTGCGCCTGGGTGCTGGTCCTGATGCTGCGGCAGTGCATCACGGAGCTCCGCGTGCGAGGGTGCAGCTCCGTGCTGCCTCTAGACCAGCACATCTATCTGCATAAGCTGACTGGGGTTCTCATTGTGCTGTATAGCGTCGTGCACACGCTCATGCATTTGTGTAATTTTA GTCTAATAGTAATGCACGACCCAGTCCTGAACAAGAACAACTACACGCTCTCGGACTGGCTGCTGACGCAGAAGCCAGGTCTGTTCGGGCTGGTGCCGGGCTGTGCCAACCCCACCGGCGTCGCTTTAGCCGTCATACTGCTCGTCATGTTCGTGTGCAGCCAGCCTTTCATCAGACGAGGGGGGAGCTTTGAG ATATTCTACTGGACGCACCTTCTATACGTGCCGTTCTGGATCCTGCTGCTGCTGCACGCGCCCAACTTCTGGAAGTGGTTCGTGCTGCCCGGCACTGTCTACCTCTCCGAGAGGATCATGAGACTTGCTTGGATGAG AACGGAACGCGGCAAGACCTACATATCGTCAGGCATCCTGCTCCCATCCCGCGTGACACACCTGGTGGTGAAGCGACCCCCGCTGTTCCACTTCCACGCGGGAGACTACGTGTTCGTCAACATCCCCAACATCGCGACTTATGAGTGGCATCCCTTCACCATCAGTAGTGCGCCTGAGCAGGAAG ACTACCTATGGCTACACATCCGTGGTGTTGGTCAGTGGACCAACCGTCTGTACTCGTATTTCGAGCGGGAACAGGCGCGACTACACGCTGGAGAAGTACCTGCTATTGAGAATGGACACGA GAAGCTAGCGCGCTCCATATCAAGTCAGAGCAAGAAGAGTCGCAAGGGTTCCATCGCGAGCACCAACAAGCGCTCAGTAGACTTCTCTCCCAAGTGCTTCACTAATGATGCCTTTGTCGGGGATGAGAATGGTGATGTCAAGCTTAATGAAG CTCCATCCCCAACAAAGATAAGATACGCGCCCTCACTGCTGGCTCCGCCTCGCACGCTGGAGAAGTCTCGCTCGATGCCCGACGTACAGAAAAACGTCAAGAAACGACAGCGGCTTATGGC TCTCCGCGACTTCATGCGCTCAGAATCAGAGAGCAAGCTGAACGAGGAAGCACTGGTATCAGCTCGTAAATCCTTCGGCCTGGCGAGCAAGATCCCGCAGAACAAGTCCTTGGTGCACAGCTTCAGATACATGAGGACTAAGCCGACTATCATCGCCTTCAAGACGCCCAGCTTTGAGGAGAGGAGGAGGAGCAATgatagtattttgactattg CACGTCGTCGCCTATCAAAGAGCTTGTCTCCGGACCGCGACGTGGAGTGTCAGCCGACGTCAGTTGACGACAACGATGGTTCCGAAGCTACTGATGATTTTGAACTCAACTATCCTATTGGGAAGCCTTTGGAG ATCTACCTCGACGGTCCCTACGGCGCAGCATCATCCCACATCTTCCTCGCCCAGCACGCTGCCCTGGTAGCTGCCGGTATAGGCGTGACTCCCTTCGCGTCCATCCTGCAGGCACTGGCGAGGAGACACAGCGCTGCCCGGCACACCTGTCCCAAATGCGGACATGACTGGCCTGCTGACATGCCCAGACATGGCATGAACTTGAAGAAG GTGGACTTCTTCTGGATAAACCGCGAGCAGCGTTCGTTCGAGTGGTTCGTGTCCCTCCTCTCGCAGCTGGAGATGGAGCAGGCGGAGAGAGGAGACAGCGAGCGGTTCCTCACGATGCACATGTACATCACCAGCGCGCTGCAGAAGTGCGACATGAAGGCTGTGGGGCTGCAGCTGGCGCTGGACTTGCTGCATGAGAAG GAAAAACGCGACCTAATAACCGGCCTAAAAACTCGCACGAACGCCGGCCGCCCTAACTGGGACAAAGTGTTCAAGCAGCTACAAGAGCAGAACAAGGGCAAGGTGACGGTGTTCTACTGCGGGCCGCCGCAGCTCGCGCGAGTGCTGCGCCTCAAGTGCGACCAGTTCGGCTTCGGCTTCAGGAAGGAGGTGTTCTAG
- the LOC124642365 gene encoding uncharacterized protein LOC124642365: MDLKSLKKTRASHKAKLTIFKSYIESFLPNKLINKVQVLETTARLNKIMELYSEFDANQTDIESLVEIPGEEHKEREIFETSYFGCVAVAQELLSAASAEQETGSVTGSSDSAGKPELQIRNKWRTDKGQPQPGDMVLIKDDRLPPNRWLLGRVTTVYPGADGVNRVADVATTSGTLRRAWNRLCPLPITLDQDAAPAPRGPAC, encoded by the exons ATGGATCTTAAATCGTTAAAGAAAACCAGAGCTAGTCATAAAGCAAAGCTTACCATATTTAAATCATACATAGAATCATTTTTGCctaataaacttataaataaagtaCAAGTTCTCGAAACAACAGCTCGTCTAAACAAAATAATGGAATTATACAGTGAGTTTGATGCTAATCAAACGGACATTGAAAGTCTTGTGGAAATTCCAGGTGAAGAGCACAAGGAACGGGAGATATTTGAAACAAGCTACTTCGGCTGCGTGGCTGTTGCACAGGAGCTGTTGAGTGCTGCCTCTGCAGAGCAGGAGACCGGATCGGTGACGGGTTCTAGTGACAGCGCTGGAAAGCCGG AATTGCAGATCCGAAATAAATGGCGCACAGATAAGGGACAACCGCAGCCAGGAGATATGGTCCTCATCAAGGACGACCGCCTGCCTCCCAACAGATGGCTGCTGGGCCGTGTCACCACCGTCTACCCTGGCGCTGATGGTGTCAACCGGGTGGCAGATGTAGCAACAACTTCAGGAACTTTACGCAGAGCTTGGAATAGACTCTGCCCACTACCAATTACGTTGGACCAGGATGCTGCTCCTGCTCCAAGGGGGCCAGCTTGTTAA